The region TCGGCGAGGCGGTCAAGCTCGGCGCGATGACCGAGCCGCCCCGCGGAATCCCGGACATGCCGCCGCTTCTCGCCGAGATCGAGAGCCTCGGCATCGACGTGTTCGCGATCGTCGAGCAGGACATGTACCCCTGTGAGGTCGACGCTCCACTGCCCATCGCCCAGCGCACCCGGAAGTACCTCGGGTCGTGCGGCGTCCCGTCCGTCACGTTCAGTTAGGAGCCGAAAAGCCATGTCAGATCTTCGCATTGCCGTCCTCGGTGTCGGTCTGATGGGCGCCGATCATGTCGCGCGCATCGACACCCGCATCTCGGGCGCGCGGGTCGCCGTCGTCAACGACTACGTCGCCGAGAAGGCCGAGCAGGTCGCTGCCGGCATCGACGGGTGCCGCGCCGTGTCGGATCCGCTCGACGCGATCGCCGACGCGGGTGTCGACGCCGTCGTGCTCGCCACACCGGGGCCCACCCACGAGAAGCAGCTGCTGGCCTGCCTCGAGCACCGCAAGCCCGTGCTGTGCGAGAAGCCGCTGACCACCGATGTCGACACCTCGCTCGAGGTGGTCCGCCGCGAAGCCGAACTCGGCATCCGGCTGATCCAGGTCGGATTCATGCGCCGCTTCGACGACGAGTACGCCGGCCTCAAGGCGCTGATCGACAGTGGCGAGCTGGGCGCGCCGCTGGTGCTGCACTGCGTGCACCGCAACCCCGCGGTGCCCGATCATTTCGATTCCGCCATGACTGTTCGCGACTCGCTCGTCCACGAGGTCGACGTCACCCGATTCCTGTTCGACGAGGAGATCGCGTCGATCCAGATCGTCAAGCCGGCGCCGAATTCACTGGCCCGCGAGGGTCTTTCCGATCCGCAGATCGCGATCATGCGGACCGCGAGCGGCCGGCACGTCGACGTCGAGCTGTTCGTCACCACCGGTGTGGCCTACGAGGTGCGCACCGAACTCGTCGCCGAGAAGGGCAGCGCGATGATCGGTCTCGACGTCGGGCTGGTGCGCAAGAGCGTCCCCGGCAGATGGGGCGGCACCATCACGCCGAGCTTCAAGGAGCGGTTCGGCCGCGCGTACGACACCGAGATCCAGCGGTGGGTGGACGCGGTTCGCCGCGGCGCGGACACCGGTGACTATGTGGACGGCCCGACCGCGTGGGACGGTTACGCCGCCACCGCCGTGTGCGAGGCGGGCGTTGGGGCCCTGCAGTCCGGACAACCCGTCGCGGTCGGCATGGTCGACCGCACCTCCATTCCAGGAGCCTGACGACATGAAGATCGCGCTCGATCCGACGCCGTTCCACCACGACTACGAGCTGCTCGAATTTCCGGCTCTGGTCGCGGAATTGGGCTACGAGCATCTGCAGTTGACGCCGCACCGGGATTTCATCCCGTTCTTCAACCATCCGCGTGCCGACGACGCGTTGG is a window of Mycolicibacterium chubuense NBB4 DNA encoding:
- a CDS encoding Gfo/Idh/MocA family protein, with amino-acid sequence MSDLRIAVLGVGLMGADHVARIDTRISGARVAVVNDYVAEKAEQVAAGIDGCRAVSDPLDAIADAGVDAVVLATPGPTHEKQLLACLEHRKPVLCEKPLTTDVDTSLEVVRREAELGIRLIQVGFMRRFDDEYAGLKALIDSGELGAPLVLHCVHRNPAVPDHFDSAMTVRDSLVHEVDVTRFLFDEEIASIQIVKPAPNSLAREGLSDPQIAIMRTASGRHVDVELFVTTGVAYEVRTELVAEKGSAMIGLDVGLVRKSVPGRWGGTITPSFKERFGRAYDTEIQRWVDAVRRGADTGDYVDGPTAWDGYAATAVCEAGVGALQSGQPVAVGMVDRTSIPGA